aaATCAcatctttcatttcattagagATGGAGCATATCATGCTAAATCCACCCTATCTCTAGCAGACATTGTTATAACCTATAAACCAAAACCAAATATGTAGAGGATTTGCATACTAACCGCATCCGATTCTTGCACCAGCGTTTCCAGTCGTCTTGCTGAGTTCATGCCCGCCTATTGCATTTAACATGTACGATTAAGCCAAAAGGCAACAACGAATAGACGAAATGAACGTGAACGACAAATCAAACATAATCTTTCGAACTGACAATAGAAAGTGATACTCAATCAATTATCAACAAACTAGAGAAGTGAGTCCTTGGAACCTACAAATATGTGTTCAATAGGTCGCTCTTTTGTGTGATCGCTACAAACATCATTAAGGTAAATGATAAAAGACATGTCATTGTCTggttattaaataatttatcaaGAGATGAAAGGTAACACAACTCAAATGGCTAGTTTATCCTAATCTCAAGAACAGTACAGAACgtttgtgtgagatctcacatccgttggagaggggaatgaaccATTCTTCACAAGGGtatagaaatctctctctagcaaacgcgttttaaaaaccttgaggggaagcccgaaagggaaagcccatagaagacaatatctgctagcggtgggtttgggctgttacaaatggtatcagagtaagacaccgggcagtgtgctaatgaggacactgagccccaaagggggtagacaccgggcggtgtgccagcgaggacgttgggccctaaaggggatagattgtgagatcccacatcgattggagagaggaatgagtacCAGCGATGACGCTGGTCCCTGGAGGGAGGCTGGATTGTGacatcccacatcagttagagaggagaacgaagcatgctttataagggtgtggaaacctctctctaacagacgcgttttaaaaaccttaaggggaaccccaaagaggacaatatctactagcggtgggcttagactcATGCCCTTTGAAAGCTTAAAGACCAGGTAGAATAGAACAAACTCTTACCCTTGCCAAGATCATCGGGATCAGCGTGCACAACAACAGCCCGTCCAAGTATCGAATGAGGTCCCTTAAGTGAAATCTACACATCAAaacacaagaacaacaacGAAAATATAATCCACAACTCACATCACAAAGAACAAATGCAAATTAGAAGCCCAACAGTGGCTCACATAAGCACAACTCACTGAATAAGAAGCAGTCTATAAGGATTAGCAAACTTACCAGCCTATCTGTAATGGAAACTTCAGCAACCCCTAAAACATCCCACAGCTAAAATGTCATACGAGGAGCTCAAGAACATTccaatggaaaaaaaaagtagaaactCTACTAACCATCAGGGCCTGCATAGATGTTCCCCAGATCTCCAGCGTGACGTTCTGAATCCCCAGGAGCTCCATGGTTCTTCTTCAATGGATTAAAATGAGGCcctaacaaagaaaaaatcgaTTCAACCAATGGAACGAGGCGAAATTAGGGCAGAAAAAGAGAGGGATTACCAGTGGAGTTGCAGCCATTTGTGGTATCTCCAAGAGCGTGGATATGGAAGCCATGGAGTCCAGGAGATAGCCCACTTAATCTACCATTAACATGGGTCGCACCTGTTCATGTTTATCAAAAACCCTACAAGAAATGAGcgcaaaagaagcaaaaacaagCATCGCACACAAAATCCTTTCAGAAATAAGTGCAAAAACAAGCAAGAACAATCATCGCAGACAAAACCCTTCGAAAAATGGGCGCAGAAGAAGCAAAAACAAGCAACGATTACAAAAACCCTATGAAAAATGGGCgcagaagaacaaaaaacaagcaTCGATTACAAAAACCCTATGAAAAATGGGCGCAGAAGAACCAAAAACAAGCATCGAATTCAAAAACCCACATAGAGAAACAGACCATTTGAATCTTGGACGAACTGAATGGAGCCTTTGACGTTGGAATGATCACCTCCTGTGATGAGCGCCACGGCTTTGAGAGCGCCCATTTCGCACGTCTATCGCCTGACTGAAGATTTAGCGGTTAATTGATGAACGAGTGGAGACTATGAGCGGTTTCTATATCTGTGGGCCCTTGAAGTAAATGGGTGCGTTctgttttgttctgtttttatCTTTCCCAAACGGAAAATAAGGCAAATCCCTTAAAAATGGAGTTTATTCATGAACAAGCTTCTTAATCACAAATTATTTACATAcccttttgaattttaagctTTTTAGATTGATTTCTAAATTACCCACCAAAAGTTTGATCTTCTTTAAATGGTTTCTGTCTccaatttcatgttttaatcTCCCAAATTCTTGTACGGACAACATTTGTCATAAGAAAAACACTAAAATCAAGcactaaacaaagaaaataagagatAAACCCACATGGTTTATCTTAATCTGTTCATGATCATCAACAGAACAAAGAACAGAGTGGTGGAAGATCCCAAATTGCCTCAGAGGCCTCATGAACAGCCTCCATATACTCCTGAACTCCATTCATGGCATATAAAGAAGCAGAAATTTGCCTCTCAACTTTCATCCTCTCAAAAGCTGATAGCTCCAAATCCTCTGAATGTTCGCCTTCCGCTTGAAACGCCGCCGCGTTCACCGGAAACTTCATCGATTCTTGCACCATCGAAAGCCCATCGACAAACCCAACTCCAGAAGAAGCCCCCAATCGAGAAGAATCAGAAGAACAAGATGAATCGCTACAAAAATCAGAACCCATCTCTGTTTCTTCCAAACAGTTCGTCATGTCGGGTTTATAGGCGCCGTCGAACAGCCGGCCGTCCTGAATTATTggagcggcggcggcggcggcggagtgGTTTTTGAGTGGATTTAGAATTGGGTTTTTTCTGCTGTTTAAAAGGCTGCGAATTCGTGAGGCGATTGGGGAATTAGTGGAGATTTGTGGGATGAAATTCGTTCTTGTATTGGAACCTCGAAGAAGACAAGCGGCTTCATCGTAAGCTCGGGCGGCTTCCTCCGCCGTCTCGAAAGTTCCGAGCCACATTCGGATTTTCTTTGTCGTGTCTTTGATTTCCGCCACCCATCTCCCCGACGGCCGCTGCCGGACTCCGACGAACTTGTTAGCATTGTTCCCTCTAGTTCTGCCTTTGAATTTGCTTGATTTGCCCAATGAAGCGGTGGCTCCGCCGTGGGTTCCCGGCGACTGAAAGTGGATTTCCATGgaggtttttgtttgtttgattaatGATTGGAGACTGAATGTTCTTAATTGATTGTTGGGAAATGAAgatttatatgaaatgaaaattgatttcatttttttaattattattatcactGAGTTGAATTTGAGGAGCAGCCACAAAAACttttgtattgttttcttGCATTTGGCTTCATGTTCTTggtctttaattttaaaaaaggaacCAAAAAGGTATTTCATAGCCAAGTCttcaatttatgttttttttttccaaaaatacccttttcaaaattcaataatgtATCGGATAAATGATAAGTCGGGCATTCCCGACCCACCAAGCGAAACTGGTGGTTTCTTGGTCACGACTACCTAAAGCTAAAGAGCGTTTCTACGCGGTAGAACCTCCTTCGAGAATATAAGGTTTTCATGAGACTGGTCTTGAGCTGTAATCCAAACACAAATACCTTGTTTAAGAGAATGTTTTTCGTATAGAAATTCTCACATTCAAGATCTTCCGTTGCACGGATTTCCTAGGAAACAAAGTCATAGGCACGTAGGTTCACGGCCAACGAACTACACGAAGAGCACTCATCCATAAGCCGTTACTGGTACAAATATAGACTATTCATGAGAGTTTATAAAAGCACATAGACTATTTT
This sequence is a window from Cucurbita pepo subsp. pepo cultivar mu-cu-16 chromosome LG19, ASM280686v2, whole genome shotgun sequence. Protein-coding genes within it:
- the LOC111781613 gene encoding ethylene-responsive transcription factor RAP2-11-like, whose protein sequence is MEIHFQSPGTHGGATASLGKSSKFKGRTRGNNANKFVGVRQRPSGRWVAEIKDTTKKIRMWLGTFETAEEAARAYDEAACLLRGSNTRTNFIPQISTNSPIASRIRSLLNSRKNPILNPLKNHSAAAAAAPIIQDGRLFDGAYKPDMTNCLEETEMGSDFCSDSSCSSDSSRLGASSGVGFVDGLSMVQESMKFPVNAAAFQAEGEHSEDLELSAFERMKVERQISASLYAMNGVQEYMEAVHEASEAIWDLPPLCSLFC
- the LOC111781614 gene encoding superoxide dismutase [Cu-Zn] 2-like, with the protein product MGALKAVALITGGDHSNVKGSIQFVQDSNGATHVNGRLSGLSPGLHGFHIHALGDTTNGCNSTGPHFNPLKKNHGAPGDSERHAGDLGNIYAGPDGVAEVSITDRLISLKGPHSILGRAVVVHADPDDLGKGGHELSKTTGNAGARIGCGIIGIQSSV